Proteins found in one Coffea eugenioides isolate CCC68of chromosome 5, Ceug_1.0, whole genome shotgun sequence genomic segment:
- the LOC113772004 gene encoding uncharacterized protein LOC113772004, whose product MLLTSANRLVYRLIYFSVASKVVVLLYVFLITTVSCCYNWLFLYKRVSERGKFILSMMQQSKTHMQAQRNSADHCNGELDPQHVAYSLGYVNANANVRSSEHNISEVKPVRNYSIQTGEEFAFEFMRDRVNPSKKFVSYVNGDPLCTPSYLDLKGILGISHTGSESGPDISAVEKGSQVLEPNNSSPYENKSYYVSAQSFPRTSSDYNNYQTLAYTLSGASDGSSIKLKILCSFGGKIIPRPSDGKLRYVGGETRMIRINKDIAWQELLQKTSAIYDQTYSIKYQLPGEDLDALVSVSSDEDLQNMMEECKVLEDGEGSNKLRLFLFSISDLDDAHFSIANSDGGSEFQYVVAVNGMDMGLRKSSTLHGLASCSANNMDELDGSIVEETNRAAAGYIGAGTFPLADFDVSLSTTEPSQLVLPNTSNPSATDSHFYHGQMLHYNENRQQSMQYKLHPDHLSPVDGAVQWQFHGHVGQQKGFVEQLLEGANKEMQLKEAKLKVGGTAYQEGESASDQLLVNDHLFSSKRSNDNIKDFVPVDEASIVFPNLDRESPLMSSKNEEKAKDHPQVTSLADAANSDQVGKPSGDYYAGSGIATESGPIDLSYFEPSASSHSVFRSERIPREQAELLYRLSKSDNSRSSQFLMTHSHADILEPELLAESVQRSQTEKSNMQIEQGISADHPGFVDSQTTVDGQMTLSKMKQTVPNSVDAKDDDHKNQGLIADRDMSRVKYNAQNLLVDDIAEAKSEVSFVNRVDSGKHPEHPVCSLPEAHRVDKVVSETMTDNAHGHSSAWIGSSTKDINHGETSDASRPEQPDILIDINDRFPRDFLSDIFSKAILSNSPADAGPLQKDGAGMSLNVENHEPKQWSFFQKLAGNDFARKDVSLVDQDHTGYLAGLPKVDEEASVAYCFDPLTQEGICLGHVDTGGNFGEDDRKESPCTNAAEAVVSHSDYHPSNVQISEAIQYDDLTDHTRLEGSEYEDGQIDIGLPNLDPFLVDIDIDSLQLINNKDLEELRELGSGTFGTVCHGKWRGTDVAIKRIKKSCFIGRSSEQERLTIEFWREAEILSKLHHPNVVAFYGVVQDGPGGILATVAEYMVDGSLRHVLLRKDRHLDRRKRLIIAMDAAFGMEYLHSKNIVHFDLKCDNLLVNLKDSSRPICKVGDFGLSKIKRNTLVSGGVRGSLPWMAPELLNGSSNKVSEKVDVFSFVLFLWEILDWLRSLSATCIMEQFYRWAFFPLI is encoded by the exons ATGTTACTCACAAGTGCCAATAGACTTGTATACCGGCTCATATACTTTTCTGTTGCATCAAAGGTTGTGGTGCTTCTTTATGTCTTCCTTATAACAACTGTATCGTGCTGTTACAATTGGTTGTTCCTGTATAAACGGGTTTCAGAGAGGGGGAAGTTTATTCTCTCTATGATGCAGCAGTCAAAAACTCATATGCAAGCTCAACGCAATTCTGCAGATCATTGTAATGGAGAACTAGATCCTCAACATGTAGCATACTCTCTGGGTTATGTAAATGCAAATGCAAATGTGAGGTCTTCAGAGCATAACATTTCAGAAGTTAAGCCTGTGCGTAATTACTCTATACAAACAGGTGAGGAATTTGCTTTTGAGTTCATGCGTGATCGGGTTAATCCCAGTAAGAAATTTGTTTCATACGTTAATGGGGATCCCCTTTGTACACCTAGTTATTTGGATCTGAAAGGCATTTTAGGCATTAGTCATACTGGATCTGAGAGTGGGCCAGATATTTCTGCGGTTGAAAAGGGGTCACAAGTGCTTGAGCCAAATAATTCTTCACCGTATGAGAACAAAAGCTACTATGTATCTGCACAATCATTTCCAAGAACTTCATCAGACTACAACAACTATCAAACACTTGCTTATACATTGTCTGGAGCATCTGATGGCTCATCAATAAAGCTGAAGATCCTCTGCAGCTTTGGGGGTAAAATCATACCCCGTCCAAGTGATGGAAAGCTCAGGTATGTTGGGGGTGAAACTCGCATGATCCGCATAAACAAGGACATTGCATGGCAGGAATTGCTGCAGAAAACAAGTGCGATTTATGACCAAACTTATTCCATTAAATACCAGCTTCCTGGGGAGGATCTTGATGCCTTAGTTTCTGTGTCTAGTGATGAGGATTTGCAGAATATGATGGAGGAATGCAAAGTACTAGAAGATGGAGAAGGATCAAATAAGCTTAGATTATTTCTCTTCTCCATTAGTGATCTGGATGATGCTCATTTTAGTATAGCGAATTCTGATGGTGGTTCTGAGTTTCAGTATGTAGTAGCTGTCAATGGCATGGACATGGGATTGAGGAAAAGCTCAACTCTGCATGGTCTGGCAAGTTGTTCCGCAAACAACATGGATGAGTTAGATGGGTCAATTGTTGAGGAGACAAATAGAGCTGCAGCTGGCTATATTGGTGCTGGTACCTTTCCTTTGGCTGACTTTGATGTATCATTATCAACCACTGAACCTTCTCAACTTGTTCTACCAAATACCTCCAATCCTTCTGCAACTGATTCGCACTTTTATCATGGACAAATGCTGCATTACAATGAAAATAGGCAGCAATCCATGCAATATAAGTTGCACCCGGATCATTTATCACCTGTTGATGGTGCTGTTCAATGGCAATTTCACGGGCATGTAGGTCAACAAAAGGGCTTTGTAGAGCAGCTGTTGGAGGGTGCAAATAAAGAGATGCAACTTAAAGAGGCGAAGCTGAAAGTTGGTGGTACTGCCTACCAAGAAGGTGAGAGTGCAAGTGATCAGTTACTAGTAAATGATCACCTTTTCTCCTCAAAACGATCTAATGATAACATAAAGGACTTTGTTCCTGTTGATGAAGCATCAATCGTGTTCCCTAACCTGGACAGAGAATCTCCTTTAATGTCATCAAAGAATGAGGAGAAGGCAAAGGATCATCCACAGGTCACGTCACTGGCAGATGCTGCTAATTCAGATCAGGTAGGTAAACCAAGTGGTGACTATTATGCTGGAAGTGGTATTGCTACTGAATCTGGTCCAATTGATTTGAGCTACTTCGAGCCTTCTGCTTCTTCACATAGTGTCTTTCGTTCTGAACGAATCCCAAGAGAGCAAGCAGAGCTACTTTACAGGTTGTCCAAGTCAGACAATTCACGTAGTTCTCAGTTTCTTATGACACATTCACATGCGGATATTCTGGAGCCGGAGTTACTTGCAGAATCAGTTCAGAGATCCCAAACTGAAAAGTCCAATATGCAGATAGAGCAAGGCATTTCTGCTGATCATCCTGGTTTTGTTGATTCTCAAACCACTGTTGATGGACAGATGACACTTTCAAAGATGAAGCAGACTGTACCTAACTCTGTTGATGCCAAAGATGATGATCACAAGAATCAGGGTCTAATTGCTGACCGTGATATGAGTCGTGTCAAGTATAATGCTCAGAATCTCCTGGTCGATGACATAGCCGAAGCTAAATCTGAAGTTAGTTTTGTGAACAGAGTGGATTCTGGAAAACACCCAGAACATCCAGTATGTAGTCTTCCTGAAGCTCATAGGGTAGACAAGGTTGTTAGTGAGACCATGACAGATAATGCGCATGGGCATTCTTCTGCTTGGATAGGGAGCTCAACAAAGGATATTAATCATGGGGAGACCTCAGATGCTTCTAGACCTGAGCAGCCAGATATTCTTATTGATATAAATGACAGATTTCCTCGTGATTTCCTTTCAGACATTTTCTCAAAGGCCATTCTTTCTAATAGCCCTGCAGACGCTGGACCACTCCAGAAGGATGGAGCTGGTATGAGTCTGAACGTTGAAAACCATGAACCTAAGCAATGGTCATTCTTCCAAAAATTGGCTGGGAATGATTTTGCACGAAAGGACGTGTCTCTAGTTGACCAAGACCATACTGGATATTTGGCTGGACTGCCAAAAGTTGACGAAGAAGCTTCTGTAGCTTATTGTTTTGATCCATTGACACAGGAGGGAATTTGTTTAGGCCATGTAGATACAGGTGGAAATTTTGGAGAAGATGACCGAAAAGAATCACCATGTACAAATGCAGCTGAAGCTGTAGTTTCTCATTCTGATTACCACCCATCTAATGTGCAAATCAGTGAAGCCATACAGTATGATGATTTGACAGATCATACAAGATTAGAAGGCTCGGAATATGAG GACGGACAAATAGACATTGGTTTGCCGAATCTCGATCCGTTTTTGGTGGATATTGATATAGACTCTCTGCAG CTCATAAATAACAAAGATCTTGAGGAACTAAGGGAACTTGGTTCTGGCACATTTGGAACAGTCTGTCATGGGAAATGGAGAGGAACAGATGTTGCAATCAAAAGGATAAAGAAGAGTTGTTTCATTGGTCGATCTTCAGAGCAGGAAAGATTG ACCATAGAGTTTTGGCGAGAAGCTGAAATTCTGTCAAAGCTTCACCACCCAAATGTGGTGGCCTTCTATGGTGTGGTGCAAGATGGGCCTGGAGGGATACTTGCTACGGTAGCAGAATATATGGTTGATGGTTCTTTAAGGCATGTTTTACTGCGAAAGGATAG GCATCTTGATCGTCGGAAGCGGCTTATTATTGCCATGGATGCAGCCTTTGGAATGGaatatttgcattcaaagaaCATTGTGCATTTTGATTTGAAATGCGATAATTTACTGGTCAATTTAAAAGATTCTTCACGACCTATATGCAAG GTTGGTGATTTTGgtctttcaaaaataaaaaggaacaCTTTGGTTTCTGGTGGAGTTCGGGGATCACTTCCTTGGATGGCTCCAGAGCTTCTGAATGGTAGCAGCAATAAGGTTTCTGAAAAG GTTGATGTTTTCTCGTTTGTATTGTTTCTGTGGGAGATTCTGGACTGGTTGAGGAGCCTTAGCGCAACATGCATTATGGAGCAATTTTATAGGTGGGCTTTTTTCCCTTTGATATAG
- the LOC113772460 gene encoding uncharacterized protein LOC113772460 isoform X4, with product MDMICAIATLESDRQPLATQYNKKSKETTLGIMQILPKTAQWLVRDLGYQRYEISGNPEVLYKPFVNVYLGAAYLKWLSNYDQKERSEEFMVRAYKAGTKKAAHKSTLQYWKQYLAVKESLPSRKVFEVSPLPTASSAAPAVTKTKAGPLNTTWDSRTSKEDMEDMWIHPNVNKEWMKSGEKKGKVRFSHDTEKRPYLSRVELRAVSEIILSKHFSTRRVEPTVLCAIAEIVSMRFVNGVGQRTGLMGIDYPTARWLYKDVGYKAYIVDSVDDLCKPFVSMYFGAAYLAWLSEYEGRERTPQFVVQAYLAGPQNVNLQETGPLWLKFEEALSHYEDVKKGGGDCRIL from the exons ATG GATATGATTTGTGCAATCGCTACTCTTGAAAGTGATAGGCAGCCTCTGGCTACTCAGTATAACAAAAAATCAAAGGAGACTACACTGGGGATAATGCAGATCTTACCAAAAACTGCACAATGGCTAGTCAG AGATTTGGGTTATCAGAGGTATGAAATATCAGGGAATCCAGAAGTTCTATACAAGCCTTTCGTAAATGTATATCTTGGTGCTGCATATCTCAAGTGGTTGTCAAATTATGACCAAAA AGAAAGAAGCGAGGAGTTCATGGTAAGGGCTTATAAAGCTGGCACAAAGAAGGCGGCTCACAAGTCAACATTGCAATACTGGAAACAGTATCTTGCTGTAAAGGAAAGTCTTCCATCTAG AAAAGTCTTTGAAGTTAGTCCTCTGCCTACGGCTTCTTCAGCAGCTCCTGCAGTTACAAAAACAAAAG CAGGTCCATTGAATACAACTTGGGACTCCAGAACTTCGAAAGAAGACATGGAAGATATGTGGATTCATCCCAATGTCAATAAGGAATGGATGAAGTCAGgcgagaaaaagggaaaagttcGATTTTCTCATGACACAGAGAAGAGGCCTTATCTTTCCCGTGTAGAACTAAGG GCTGTTTCGGAAATCATTCTTTCAAAGCACTTCAGCACAAGACGAGTAGAACCT ACTGTTTTGTGTGCTATTGCGGAGATTGTTAGCATGCGCTTTGTGAATGGAGTTGGACAACGTACTGGTTTGATGGGAATTGACTACCCGACAGCACGATGGCTTTACAA GGATGTCGGCTACAAGGCTTACATAGTAGATTCAGTTGACGACCTCTGCAAGCCTTTTGTCTCCATGTATTTTGGTGCTGCCTATTTGGCTTGGCTATCAGAATACGAAGGGAG GGAGAGAACACCCCAGTTTGTTGTTCAGGCTTATCTTGCTGGACCGCAGAATGTAAACCTTCAGGAGACGGGTCCACTTTGGCTGAAATTTGAGGAAGCCTTGAGCCATTATGAAGACGTGAAGAA AGGAGGAGGAGACTGCAGAATTCTCTGA
- the LOC113772460 gene encoding uncharacterized protein LOC113772460 isoform X3 encodes MMLYSKDMICAIATLESDRQPLATQYNKKSKETTLGIMQILPKTAQWLVRDLGYQRYEISGNPEVLYKPFVNVYLGAAYLKWLSNYDQKERSEEFMVRAYKAGTKKAAHKSTLQYWKQYLAVKESLPSRKVFEVSPLPTASSAAPAVTKTKAGPLNTTWDSRTSKEDMEDMWIHPNVNKEWMKSGEKKGKVRFSHDTEKRPYLSRVELRAVSEIILSKHFSTRRVEPTVLCAIAEIVSMRFVNGVGQRTGLMGIDYPTARWLYKDVGYKAYIVDSVDDLCKPFVSMYFGAAYLAWLSEYEGRERTPQFVVQAYLAGPQNVNLQETGPLWLKFEEALSHYEDVKKGGGDCRIL; translated from the exons ATGATGCTCTACTCGAAG GATATGATTTGTGCAATCGCTACTCTTGAAAGTGATAGGCAGCCTCTGGCTACTCAGTATAACAAAAAATCAAAGGAGACTACACTGGGGATAATGCAGATCTTACCAAAAACTGCACAATGGCTAGTCAG AGATTTGGGTTATCAGAGGTATGAAATATCAGGGAATCCAGAAGTTCTATACAAGCCTTTCGTAAATGTATATCTTGGTGCTGCATATCTCAAGTGGTTGTCAAATTATGACCAAAA AGAAAGAAGCGAGGAGTTCATGGTAAGGGCTTATAAAGCTGGCACAAAGAAGGCGGCTCACAAGTCAACATTGCAATACTGGAAACAGTATCTTGCTGTAAAGGAAAGTCTTCCATCTAG AAAAGTCTTTGAAGTTAGTCCTCTGCCTACGGCTTCTTCAGCAGCTCCTGCAGTTACAAAAACAAAAG CAGGTCCATTGAATACAACTTGGGACTCCAGAACTTCGAAAGAAGACATGGAAGATATGTGGATTCATCCCAATGTCAATAAGGAATGGATGAAGTCAGgcgagaaaaagggaaaagttcGATTTTCTCATGACACAGAGAAGAGGCCTTATCTTTCCCGTGTAGAACTAAGG GCTGTTTCGGAAATCATTCTTTCAAAGCACTTCAGCACAAGACGAGTAGAACCT ACTGTTTTGTGTGCTATTGCGGAGATTGTTAGCATGCGCTTTGTGAATGGAGTTGGACAACGTACTGGTTTGATGGGAATTGACTACCCGACAGCACGATGGCTTTACAA GGATGTCGGCTACAAGGCTTACATAGTAGATTCAGTTGACGACCTCTGCAAGCCTTTTGTCTCCATGTATTTTGGTGCTGCCTATTTGGCTTGGCTATCAGAATACGAAGGGAG GGAGAGAACACCCCAGTTTGTTGTTCAGGCTTATCTTGCTGGACCGCAGAATGTAAACCTTCAGGAGACGGGTCCACTTTGGCTGAAATTTGAGGAAGCCTTGAGCCATTATGAAGACGTGAAGAA AGGAGGAGGAGACTGCAGAATTCTCTGA
- the LOC113772460 gene encoding uncharacterized protein LOC113772460 isoform X1 has protein sequence MTVSFIYWDDCVDPEDLEAMWMDPAVQAEWLNAGETRGSKVHLSRDPDGQPYLTQTEIKAVAGIIVRRHFVSQIDSDMICAIATLESDRQPLATQYNKKSKETTLGIMQILPKTAQWLVRDLGYQRYEISGNPEVLYKPFVNVYLGAAYLKWLSNYDQKERSEEFMVRAYKAGTKKAAHKSTLQYWKQYLAVKESLPSRKVFEVSPLPTASSAAPAVTKTKAGPLNTTWDSRTSKEDMEDMWIHPNVNKEWMKSGEKKGKVRFSHDTEKRPYLSRVELRAVSEIILSKHFSTRRVEPTVLCAIAEIVSMRFVNGVGQRTGLMGIDYPTARWLYKDVGYKAYIVDSVDDLCKPFVSMYFGAAYLAWLSEYEGRERTPQFVVQAYLAGPQNVNLQETGPLWLKFEEALSHYEDVKKGGGDCRIL, from the exons ATGACTGTCAGCTTTATTTACTGGGATGATTGTGTGGACCCCGAAGACTTGGAGGCCATGTGGATGGATCCTGCTGTGCAAGCCGAATGGCTTAATGCTGGAGAAACTAGAGGTTCAAAAGTCCACCTCTCACGCGATCCCGATGGCCAACCTTATTTGACACAAACTGAGATCAAG GCTGTCGCAGGGATCATAGTCCGAAGGCATTTTGTTTCACAGATAGATTCG GATATGATTTGTGCAATCGCTACTCTTGAAAGTGATAGGCAGCCTCTGGCTACTCAGTATAACAAAAAATCAAAGGAGACTACACTGGGGATAATGCAGATCTTACCAAAAACTGCACAATGGCTAGTCAG AGATTTGGGTTATCAGAGGTATGAAATATCAGGGAATCCAGAAGTTCTATACAAGCCTTTCGTAAATGTATATCTTGGTGCTGCATATCTCAAGTGGTTGTCAAATTATGACCAAAA AGAAAGAAGCGAGGAGTTCATGGTAAGGGCTTATAAAGCTGGCACAAAGAAGGCGGCTCACAAGTCAACATTGCAATACTGGAAACAGTATCTTGCTGTAAAGGAAAGTCTTCCATCTAG AAAAGTCTTTGAAGTTAGTCCTCTGCCTACGGCTTCTTCAGCAGCTCCTGCAGTTACAAAAACAAAAG CAGGTCCATTGAATACAACTTGGGACTCCAGAACTTCGAAAGAAGACATGGAAGATATGTGGATTCATCCCAATGTCAATAAGGAATGGATGAAGTCAGgcgagaaaaagggaaaagttcGATTTTCTCATGACACAGAGAAGAGGCCTTATCTTTCCCGTGTAGAACTAAGG GCTGTTTCGGAAATCATTCTTTCAAAGCACTTCAGCACAAGACGAGTAGAACCT ACTGTTTTGTGTGCTATTGCGGAGATTGTTAGCATGCGCTTTGTGAATGGAGTTGGACAACGTACTGGTTTGATGGGAATTGACTACCCGACAGCACGATGGCTTTACAA GGATGTCGGCTACAAGGCTTACATAGTAGATTCAGTTGACGACCTCTGCAAGCCTTTTGTCTCCATGTATTTTGGTGCTGCCTATTTGGCTTGGCTATCAGAATACGAAGGGAG GGAGAGAACACCCCAGTTTGTTGTTCAGGCTTATCTTGCTGGACCGCAGAATGTAAACCTTCAGGAGACGGGTCCACTTTGGCTGAAATTTGAGGAAGCCTTGAGCCATTATGAAGACGTGAAGAA AGGAGGAGGAGACTGCAGAATTCTCTGA
- the LOC113772460 gene encoding uncharacterized protein LOC113772460 isoform X2 has product MTVSFIYWDDCVDPEDLEAMWMDPAVQAEWLNAGETRGSKVHLSRDPDGQPYLTQTEIKAVAGIIVRRHFVSQIDSDMICAIATLESDRQPLATQYNKKSKETTLGIMQILPKTAQWLVRDLGYQRYEISGNPEVLYKPFVNVYLGAAYLKWLSNYDQKERSEEFMVRAYKAGTKKAAHKSTLQYWKQYLAVKESLPSRKVFEVSPLPTASSAAPAVTKTKGPLNTTWDSRTSKEDMEDMWIHPNVNKEWMKSGEKKGKVRFSHDTEKRPYLSRVELRAVSEIILSKHFSTRRVEPTVLCAIAEIVSMRFVNGVGQRTGLMGIDYPTARWLYKDVGYKAYIVDSVDDLCKPFVSMYFGAAYLAWLSEYEGRERTPQFVVQAYLAGPQNVNLQETGPLWLKFEEALSHYEDVKKGGGDCRIL; this is encoded by the exons ATGACTGTCAGCTTTATTTACTGGGATGATTGTGTGGACCCCGAAGACTTGGAGGCCATGTGGATGGATCCTGCTGTGCAAGCCGAATGGCTTAATGCTGGAGAAACTAGAGGTTCAAAAGTCCACCTCTCACGCGATCCCGATGGCCAACCTTATTTGACACAAACTGAGATCAAG GCTGTCGCAGGGATCATAGTCCGAAGGCATTTTGTTTCACAGATAGATTCG GATATGATTTGTGCAATCGCTACTCTTGAAAGTGATAGGCAGCCTCTGGCTACTCAGTATAACAAAAAATCAAAGGAGACTACACTGGGGATAATGCAGATCTTACCAAAAACTGCACAATGGCTAGTCAG AGATTTGGGTTATCAGAGGTATGAAATATCAGGGAATCCAGAAGTTCTATACAAGCCTTTCGTAAATGTATATCTTGGTGCTGCATATCTCAAGTGGTTGTCAAATTATGACCAAAA AGAAAGAAGCGAGGAGTTCATGGTAAGGGCTTATAAAGCTGGCACAAAGAAGGCGGCTCACAAGTCAACATTGCAATACTGGAAACAGTATCTTGCTGTAAAGGAAAGTCTTCCATCTAG AAAAGTCTTTGAAGTTAGTCCTCTGCCTACGGCTTCTTCAGCAGCTCCTGCAGTTACAAAAACAAAAG GTCCATTGAATACAACTTGGGACTCCAGAACTTCGAAAGAAGACATGGAAGATATGTGGATTCATCCCAATGTCAATAAGGAATGGATGAAGTCAGgcgagaaaaagggaaaagttcGATTTTCTCATGACACAGAGAAGAGGCCTTATCTTTCCCGTGTAGAACTAAGG GCTGTTTCGGAAATCATTCTTTCAAAGCACTTCAGCACAAGACGAGTAGAACCT ACTGTTTTGTGTGCTATTGCGGAGATTGTTAGCATGCGCTTTGTGAATGGAGTTGGACAACGTACTGGTTTGATGGGAATTGACTACCCGACAGCACGATGGCTTTACAA GGATGTCGGCTACAAGGCTTACATAGTAGATTCAGTTGACGACCTCTGCAAGCCTTTTGTCTCCATGTATTTTGGTGCTGCCTATTTGGCTTGGCTATCAGAATACGAAGGGAG GGAGAGAACACCCCAGTTTGTTGTTCAGGCTTATCTTGCTGGACCGCAGAATGTAAACCTTCAGGAGACGGGTCCACTTTGGCTGAAATTTGAGGAAGCCTTGAGCCATTATGAAGACGTGAAGAA AGGAGGAGGAGACTGCAGAATTCTCTGA